In Cutaneotrichosporon cavernicola HIS019 DNA, chromosome: 1, one DNA window encodes the following:
- the LEU1 gene encoding uncharacterized protein (Catalyzes the isomerization between 2-isopropylmalate and 3-isopropylmalate, via the formation of 2-isopropylmaleate), producing the protein MPAPNTAPRTLYDKVFDDHVVYSGEGDTLIYIDRHLVHEVTSPQAFEGLENAGRKVRRTDCTLATVDHNIPTVSRKAFKSVGTFIEEADSRAQVEALEENVKKFGVTYFGMTDRRQGIVHIIGPEQGFTLPGTTVVCGDSHTSTHGAFGALAFGIGTSEVEHVLATQTLPQAKSKNMRINVEGTLAEGVASKDIVLHIIGLIGTAGGTGCVIEFSGSAIRALSMEARMSICNMSIEGGARAGMIAPDDITFEYLKGRPLAPPEGPEWDRAEAYWRTLASDPGAKYDVEVEIKAEDIIPTLTWGTSPEDTVPITGKVPSPADFPENKRADVEKALKYMGLTAGTPMEEIKVDKVFFGSCTNGRIEDMRSAARAIQAAAKNGGPTHIAEGVYAMVVPGSGLVRKQAEAEGLDVIFKKAGFDWREAGCSMCLGMNPDQLSPGERCASTSNRNFEGRQGAGGRTHLMSPAMAAAAALTGRLTDVRKLMGSHISEEGDFKITNYQDYLERFVPAQHTPQEAEAPVAAEADKPKAAAAGLPKFTVLKGIAAGMSEANIDTDKIIPKQFLKTLKRTGLRDALFWPARFDIRTNEKLPNFVLNKEPWTNAKILVVTGDNFGCGSSREHAPWALNDFGIRCVMAPSFGDIFRNNCFKNGMLPLILPKADLELLYQDATAGEELAVDLENQQVIRPNGQAPIKFEIDAFRRHCLLNGLDDIGLTLAHESDIAKFEERRSAEWPWLDGAGYAKKGKVVPLRQGAKKTDW; encoded by the exons ATGCCGGCTCCCAATACGGCTCCCCGCACCCTGTACGACAAGGTCTTTGACGACCACGTCGTGTACTCGGGCGAAGGCGACACCCTCATCTACATTGaccgccacctcgtccacgaGGTCACCTCTCCCCAGGCGTTCGAGGGCCTTGAGAATGCTGGCCGCAAGGTCCGCAGGACAGACTGCACCCTCGCGACTGTCGACCACAACATCCC TACCGTCTCCCGGAAAGCGTTCAAGTCGGTCGGCACCTtcatcgaggaggccgactCGCGTGCccaggtcgaggcgctcgaggagaacgtCAAGAAGTTTGGCGTGACTTACTTTGGCATGACCGACAGGCGCCAGGGCATTGTTCACATTATTGGCCCCGAGCAGGGCTTTACTCTTCCTGGTACAACGGTTGTCTGCGGTGACTCGCACACTTCCACTCACGGTGCCTTTGGCGCCCTTGCCTTCGGTATTGGTACctccgaggtcgagcacgtcctcgccactcAGACCCTCCCCCAAGCAAAGTCCAAGAACATGCGCATCAACGTCGAGGgcaccctcgccgagggcgtcgcGTCCAAGGACATTGTCCTCCACATCATCGGTCTCATCGGTACCGCCGGCGGCACCGGGTGCGTCATCGAGTTCTCGGGCTCCGCCATCCGTGCCCTCTCCATGGAAGCCCGCATGTCGATCTGCAACATGTCGATTGAAGGTGGTGCCCGTGCCGGTATGATCGCCCCCGACGACATCACCTTTGAGTACCTCAAGGGCCGTCCCCTCGCTCCCCCTGAGGGTCCCGAGTGggaccgcgccgaggcgtACTGGCGTACCCTCGCCTCGGACCCCGGAGCCAAGtacgacgtcgaggtcgagattAAGGCTGAGGACATCATTCCTACACTCACCTGGGGCACTTCGCCCGAGGACACCGTTCCCATCACCGGCAAGGTTCCCAGCCCTGCCGACTTCCCCGAGAacaagcgcgccgacgtcgagaaggCGCTCAAGTACATGGGCCTCACCGCTGGTACCCCCatggaggagatcaaggtTGACAAGGTCTTCTTTGGCTCGTGCACGAACGGCCGTATTGAGGACATGCGCTCGGCTGCCCGTGCCATTCAGGCCGCGGCCAAGAACGGTGGCCCCACCCACATCGCCGAGGGTGTCTACGCCATGGTCGTCCCCGGCTCTGGTCTTGTCCgcaagcaggccgaggctgagggcctcgacgtcatcTTCAAGAAGGCTGGGTTTGACTGGCGTGAAGCTGGCTGTTCCATGTGCCTTGGCATGAACCCCGACCAGCTCAGCCCCGGTGAGCgctgcgcctcgacctcgaacCGCAACTTTGAGGGTCGCCAGGGTGCCGGTGGCCGCACCCACCTCATGTCGCCTGCCatggctgctgctgccgccCTCACCGGGCGCCTGACCGACGTCCGTAAGCTCATGGGCTCGCACATTTCGGAAGAGGGCGACTTTAAGATCACCAACTACCAGGACTACCTCGAGCGCTTCGTGCCCGCTCAGCACACTCCccaggaggccgaggcccctgttgctgctgaggctgacaagcccaaggctgccgctgccggtCTGCCCAAGTTCACTGTCCTCAAGGGCATTGCCGCGGGCATGTCCGAGGCCAACATTGACACGGACAAGATCATCCCCAAGCAGTTCCTCAAGACGCTCAAGCGCACCGGTCTCCGCGATGCCCTCTTCTGGCCTGCGCGCTTCGACATCCGCACCAACGAGAAGCTCCCGAACTTTGTTCTCAACAAGGAGCCCTGGACCAATGCCAAGattctcgtcgtcaccggTGACAACTTTGGCTGCGGTTCGTCTCGTGAGCACGCCCCCTGGGCGCTCAACGACTTTGGCATCCGCTGCGTGATGGCTCCATCGTTCGGTGACATTTTCCGCAACAACTGCTTCAAGAACGGCATGCtccccctcatcctccccaaggccgacctcgagctgcttTACCAGGACGCCACtgctggcgaggagctcgccgtcgacctcgagaacCAGCAGGTCATCCGCCCCAACGGCCAGGCGCCCATCAAGTTTGAGATCGACGCGTTCCGCCGCCACTGCCTCCTCAACGGTCTTGACGACATTGGCCTCACCCTTGCCCACGAGTCTGATATTGCCAAGTTTGAGGAGCGCCGCTCGGCCGAGTGGCCATggctcgacggcgccggctacgccaagaagggcaaggtcgtGCCCCTCCGCCAGGGTGCCAAGAAGACGGACTGGTGA
- the SPE1 gene encoding uncharacterized protein (Belongs to the Orn Lys Arg decarboxylase class-II family) — translation MSTTMTETVRARIVRAQARENTPVSEQAMPTRETLSRTLDNSANGARLPAARAPTLSLRGRHNAAAAHPALTTPVFDTELHALVDQIVAARTEGVLDAAAGVHDESAFFAADLSAVYEAVDMWRRSPMGERVDIFYAVKCNPSPMVLHLLSLLGTNFDCASAAEIAAVMSLPSAPSPDRIIFANPCKPPSHIRAAHNTGVETMTFDNADELHKIKRIQPNAKLVLRILTDDSKSLCRLGLKFGAPLDACPGLLKLARQLGLNVVGVSFHVGSGCKEPDQFADAIWRARKVFDMGKEAGYDFEVLDIGGGFERETFAQMSQVVADNLNLYFPAEEGVRVIAEPGRLLVSSAFTLATSIIARRRALEGATHTHDPEAGEGADVMYYINDGVYGSFNCILFDHQIVHPYPLTLGGEAANPAARPAFPPPPNVELPSDLTVQLGYNQTERASVWGPTCDSIDCVRQIVHLPRGTDVGDWLGWGEMGAYTLCAASTFNGFDRSPVHWTTGGTSPNARKVRAVLDQFGAK, via the coding sequence ATGAGCACCACGATGACTGAGActgtgcgcgcgcgcatTGTGCGCGCCCAGGCCCGGGAGAACACGCCCGTGTCCGAGCAGGCCATGCCCACGCGCGAGACGCTGTCCCGCACACTCGATAACTCGGCCAATGGCGCCCGTCTCCCTGCGGCGCGTGCGCCTACCCTGTCTCTACGCGGGCGCCACAACGCAGCTGCTGCCCACCCGGCTCTGACTACGCCGGTTTTCGACACTGAGCTCCACGCGCTCGTGGACCAGATCGTGGCTGCTCGCACTGAAGGTGTGCTCGACGCTGCGGCGGGTGTCCACGATGAGAGCGCATTCTTTGCTGCCGACCTGTCGGCCGTGTacgaggcggtcgacatgtggcgccgctcgccgaTGGGAGAGCGCGTGGATATCTTCTACGCGGTCAAGTGCAACCCCTCCCCGATGGTGCTGCACCTCCTCTCGCTTCTCGGCACCAACTTTGactgcgcgagcgcagcggAGATCGCCGCCGTCATGTCCCTGCCTTCGGCTCCCTCGCCTGACCGCATCATCTTTGCCAACCCGTGCAAGCCGCCGAGCCACATTCGCGCGGCGCACAACACTGGCGTTGAAACCATGACCTTTGACAatgccgacgagctgcacAAAATCAAGCGCATCCAACCGAATGCCAAGCTCGTATTGCGCATCCTCACCGATGACTCCAAGTCGCTGTGCCGTCTTGGTCTCAAGTTCGGCGCTCCCCTCGACGCCTGCCCTGGGCTCCTGAAGCTCGCGCGTCAGCTGGgcctcaacgtcgtcgGTGTCAGCTTCCATGTCGGCTCGGGCTGCAAGGAGCCCGACCAGTTCGCGGACGCCATCTGGCGTGCGCGCAAGGTCTTCGACATGGGCAAGGAGGCTGGTTATGACTTTGAGGTCCTCGATATTGGCGGCGGTTTTGAGCGCGAGACTTTCGCGCAGATGAGCCAGGTCGTCGCGGACAACCTTAACCTCTACTTCCCAGCAGAGGAGGGCGTGCGTGTCATTGCCGAGCCCGggcgtctcctcgtctcgagcgcgttcactctggcgacgagcatcattgctcgccgccgcgcgctcgagggtgccacccacacccatGACCCTGAGGCCGGAGAGGGTGCCGACGTTATGTACTACATCAACGACGGCGTGTACGGCTCGTTCAACTGCATCTTGTTCGACCACCAGATCGTCCACCCGTACCCTCTCACtcttggcggcgaggccgcgAACCCAGCCGCGCGTCCTGCATTCcccccgccacccaacgTCGAGCTCCCTTCCGACCTCACCGTCCAGCTCGGCTACAACCAGACTGAGCGTGCCAGTGTGTGGGGCCCGACTTGCGACTCCATCGACTGCGTGCGCCAAATCGTCCATCTCCCGCGAGGCACCGACGTTGGTGACTGGCTCGGCTGGGGCGAGATGGGTGCCTACACCCTCTGCGCAGCCAGCACTTTCAACGGTTTCGACCGATCCCCTGTCCACTGGACCACCGGTGGCACCAGCCCCAACGCACGCAAGGTGCGCGCCGTGCTTGACCAGTTTGGCGCAAAGTAG
- a CDS encoding uncharacterized protein (Nucleolar protein 12 (25kDa)), protein MVKRSNVSLLTEGAAYIQRAKKARAEQVDEIKFDDTARREYLTGFSKRKKQRTEDRRNRAKERDKEAHKEAVRKARKDLQERAEENERTVREALGLSAKKESGDEEEQVEPTTIEAEFSDEEQAATVTITEDFDPSAAVRTYVESADEGSGDEDEAKAKAKAKATVPILPASSRRAEQRAKREKELAVAKANKKEEKKSRSMETPAEKKRGREMDQRKRQKKIDKDRARGIEPGHRSKAAGGKGGKGAKGAKGAKGNKKGGRR, encoded by the exons ATGGTCAAGCGCTCCAAcgtctccctcctcacAGAGGGTGCGGCATACATCCAGCGCGCAAAGAAGGCGCGTGCTGAGCAGGTCGATGAGATCAAGTTCGACGAtacggcgcggcg GGAGTACCTCACTGGATTTTCTAAGCGGAAAAAGCAGCGTACAGAGGATCGGAGGAACCGTGCCAAGGAGCGTGATAAGGAGGCGCATAAGGAGGCGGTCCGGAAGGCGCGCAAGGACCTGCAGGAGCGCGCAGAGGAGAACGAGCGGACTGTGCGCGAAGCACTTGGATTGAGTGCCAAGAAGG AgtcgggcgacgaggaggagcaagTCGAGCCCACGACGATCGAAGCCGAGTTCAGCGATGAAGAGCAGGCTGCCACTGTGACCATCACCGAGGACTTTGACCCCTCTGCCGCGGTACGGACATACGTTGAGTCCGCGGACGAAGGTTCTGGAGATGAAGACGAGGCAAAGGCCAAagccaaggccaaggccacTGTACCGATCCTTCCAGCCTCTAGTCGTCGGGCAGAgcagcgcgccaagcgcgagaaggagctgGCTGTCGCAAAGGCGaacaagaaggaggagaagaagagccGGAGCATGGAGACGCCTGCTGAGAAGAAGCGTGGGCGTGAGATGGATCAGCGTAAGCGACAGAAGAAGATTGACAAGGACCGCGCACGAGGCATTGAGCCTGGGCACCGGAGTAAGGCAGCTGGAGGCAaaggggggaagggggcCAAGGGAGCGAAGGGAGCCAAGGGGAATAAGAAGGGGGGGCGGCGATAG
- the DBP4 gene encoding uncharacterized protein (DUF4217), translating into MPFIDAKASSSKPRKGKGKNVPASRVKTNQAKRNRVNDELRELQAKINAFEPPKEITSFSQLPLSQPTQRGLKASHFVEPTPIQAASMVPALQGRDILGAARTGSGKTLAFLIPLLERLYLQRWGAMDGLGAVVISPTRELAVQTFNALRDIGRFHMFSAGLVIGGKPLKEERDRLARMNILICTPGRLLQHLDSTVGFDSASVKVLVLDEADRLLDMGFLPALRAIVQHFSPSAVARADRQTLLYSATQSQDIASLAKLSLHDPLYINTNTDDEAMPANLEQFYAVVPLERKLDALWGFIKSHLKMKGVVFVTSGKQVRFIFETFRRMHPGLPLMHLHGKQKQATRMTIFQKFSSSNNALMICTDIAARGLDFPAVDWVVQLDCPDDVDSYIHRVGRTARYQSEGKGLCFLTSSEEAGMVERWAEKKIDVKRIKIKESKMTNLAQSMQNLCFKDPEIKYLGQRAFISYLRSIHIQKDKSVFNLSEYSAEAYAASMGLPGAPQIKLLETAKKAKGRVGGEKDENGPTIIHQRLASDSEGESGDEGSESEEESGKQGSSEEESNAGSDEEGSEESGSGSGSGSEDDSAPRKPAAVRTKYDRMFERKNQGVLTDHYSKLVAHDDDDDDDVFTLARRDHDLELGSDEELTTSADLSKRKLKSATTRKGQIKAGGVPTKLVFDEDGEQRDFYAHGEAAESAAKAEEARIEYVEAENARMREADVVDREVAREKRREKKRKRKEAERKMREEYMSGEDEDEPIAYIGSPGGYDSEGSAERSPSPEPERPSKKRRDAALEDDEELALRLLRGE; encoded by the exons ATGCCGTTCATTGACGCCAAGGCATCGTCTTCCAAGCCTcgcaagggcaaggggaAGAATGTCCCCGCAAGCCGAGTCAAGACGAACCAGGCAAAGCGTAACCGCGTTaacgacgagctgcgcgagctgcaggCCAAGATCAACGCTTTTGAACCGCCCAAGGAGATCACGTCGTTCTCCCAGCTGCCGCTCTCACAACCGACGCAGCGTGGTCTCAAGGCATCGCACTTTGTGGAGCCGACGCCTATCCAGGCAGCGTCCATGGTTCCTGCGCTGCAGGGTCGCGACATCCTTGGCGCTGCGCGTACCGGCAGCGGCAAGAcgctcgccttcctcatcccccTCCTGGAGCGGCTGTACCTGCAGCGCTGGGGTGCGATGGACGGTCTCGGTGCCGTTGTCATCTCCCCGACGCGTGAGTTGGCCGTCCAGACGTTCAACGCTCTCCGTGATATTGGTCGCTTCCACATGTTCTCCGCAGGCCTCGTCATTGGCGGCAAGCCActcaaggaggagcgggacCGCCTGGCCCGCATGAACATCCTCATTTGCACGCCTGGACGCCTGCTCCAGCACCTCGACAGCACAGTCGGATTCGACAGCGCGAGCGTCAAGGTGCTCGtgctggacgaggcggaccGATTGCTGGACATGGGTTTCCTGCCTGCCCTCCGTGCGATCGTGCAGCACTTTTCACCGTCGGCCGTCGCGCGTGCAGACCGCCAGACACTTCTGTACTCTGCGACCCAGAGCCAAGACATTGCCAGCCTTGCCAAGCTGTCTCTTCACGATCCTCTATACATCAACACAAACACGGATGATGAGGCAATGcccgccaacctcgagcagTTCTACGCGGTCGTGCCGCTCGAGCGTAAACTCGACGCACTGTGGGGCTTCATCAAGAGCCACCTCAAGATGAAGGGTGTCGTGTTCGTCACGAGTGGCAAGCAGGTGCGCTTCATCTTTGAAACGTTCCGCCGCATGCACCCCGGCCTACCTCTTATGCACCTGCACGGCAAGCAGAAGCAGGCGACGCGCATGACCATCTTTCAAAAGTTCAGCTCTAGCAACAACGCCCTCATGATCTGCACGGACATTGCTGCGCGTGGTCTCGACTTCCCCGCCGTCGACTGGGTCGTGCAGCTCGACTGCcccgacgacgtcgacagcTACATCCACCGCGTGGGCCGAACGGCGCGGTACCAGagcgagggcaagggctTGTGCTTCCTCACATcgagcgaggaggccggcATGGTCGAGCGCTgggccgagaagaagatTGACGTCAAGCGTatcaagatcaaggagaGCAAGATGACCAACCTCGCCCAGTCGATGCAGAACTTGTGTTTCAAGGACCCCGAAATCAAGTACCTCGGCCAGAGG GCATTTATCTCGTACCTGCGCTCGATTCACATTCAGAAGGACAAGAGTGTATTCAATCTCTCCGAGTATTCCGCAGAAGCGTATGCTGCCAGCATGGGTCTGCCGGGTGCACCGCAGatcaagctcctcgagacggccaagaaggccaaggggCGCGTTGGGGGCGAGAAGGATGAGAATGGGCCCACGATCATCCACCAGCGTCTGGCAAGCGACAGCGAGGGAGAGAGCGGGGACGAGGGGAgtgagagcgaggaggagagtggTAAGCAGGGgagcagcgaggaggagagtaACGCTGGAtccgacgaggaggggagcgaggagagcggcTCAGGTTCCGGAAGCGGCAGCGAGGATGACTCTGCACCT CGGAAGCCTGCCGCCGTGCGGACAAAGTACGACCGCATGTTCGAGCGCAAGAACCAGGGTGTGCTCACAGACCACTACTCGAAGCTGGTCGCtcacgacgacgatgacgacgacgatgtgTTCACTCTCGCACGACGGGaccacgacctcgagttgggaagcgacgaggagctcaccACCTCTGCTGATCTGtccaagcgcaagctcaagaGCGCAACCACACGCAAGGGGCAGATCAAGGCGGGTGGCGTCCCAACCAAGCTCGTgttcgacgaggacggcgagcaACGCGACTTTTACGCAcacggcgaggcggccgagtcggccgccaaggccgaggaagcgcGTATCGAGTACGTCGAAGCCGAGAACGCGCGCatgcgcgaggccgacgtcgtcgaccgcgaAGTGGCACGCGAGAAGCGccgcgagaagaagcgcaagcgcaaggaagCCGAGCGGAAG atgCGCGAGGAGTATATGtctggcgaggacgaggacgagccgaTCGCGTACATCGGCTCACCGGGCGGATACGACTCCGAGGGGTCAGCAGAACGATCTCCGTCTCCAGAACCGGAGCGGCCGTCCAAGAAGCGTCGCgatgccgcgctcgaggacgacgaggagcttgcgctGCGGCTCTTGCGCGGGGAATAG
- a CDS encoding uncharacterized protein (Belongs to the aldehyde dehydrogenase family), with amino-acid sequence MTVDAKRYVSHQPNVTAENPFGLDDPTLVVPYGIVGGKLVDSSDGGRFDVRDPATGNVIGTMPDMTAADAAEAVRVADETFKTWRNSNILERQKILLRLNDLFIQHANDIARLIVWENGKSWTDAYGEVLYSASFCAWFAGECVRQRGDVLASAIPGQRNLVIKQPIGVCALLVPWNFPAGMITRKAAPVIATGCTAVVKADPNTPFTNQAIMELMRRAGVPDGVINSITTDKNLQEVGKELTTNRLIKKVSFTGSTRVGKILAAQAAGTLKKLSLELGGNAPLIVFDDADIPTAVAGTIASKFRGSGQTCVCANRIYVHEDVYDEFAKQLADKVNNFKVGPGFDDGVTHGPLINAAAADKWQHHVDTLVKSGGRIVAGGKREGNAVQPTVIVDVPTECILDEEETFSPLAGLIKFRDEAHVIEMANRADVGLAGYFFSRDADRIFRVADALEVGMVGANTGAISQAFIPFGGVKESGYGKEGGYEGTDEFLNKKLVAIGKNIGSPATVWG; translated from the exons ATGACTGTCGATGCTAAGCGCTATGTCTCGCACCAGCCTAATGTGACAGCCGAGAACCCA TTCGGCCTCGATGACCCGACCCTCGTCGTGCCGTACGGCATCGTGGGTGGCAAGCTGGTCGATTCGTCGGACGGCGGGCGCTTCGACGTCCGCGACCCCGCGACCGGCAACGTGATCGGCACGATGCCGGACATGACTGCGGCcgacgctgccgaggctgtccgtgtcgccgacgagaccTTCAAGACGTGGCGCAACAGCAACAttctcgagcgccagaAGATCTTGCTCCGCCTCAACGACCTGTTCATCCAGCACGCCAACGACATTGCTCGTCTGATTGTTTGGGAGAACGGCAAGAGCTGGACCGACGCTTACGGCGAGGTTCTGTACTCTGCCTCCTTCTGCGCGTGGTTTGCCGGCGAATGTGTTCGCCAGCGCGGAGACGTGCTCGCCTCGGCTATTCCCGGCCAGCGCAACCTGGTCATCAAGCAGCCTATTGGTGTGTgcgccctcctcgtgcCGTGGAACTTCCCAGCTGGTATGATCACGCGCAAGGCCGCGCCGGTCATTGCCACGGGATGCACCGCtgtcgtcaaggccgacccTAACACGCCTTTCACAAACCAGGCGATCATGGAGCTCATGCGCCGTGCCGGCGTCCCCGACGGTGTCATCAACTCGATCACGACCGACAAGAACCTCCAGGAGGTGGGCAAGGAGCTTACCACCAACCGCCTCATCAAGAAGGTTAGCTTTACAGGTTCGACGCGCGTCGGCAAGATTCTCGCTGCCCAGGCAGCCGGTacgctcaagaagctcTCTCTGGAGCTTGGCGGAAACGCGCCCCTCATCGTCTttgacgacgccgacattCCCACGGCCGTGGCGGGGACTATTGCATCCAAGTTCCGCGGATCAGGCCAGACCTGCGTATGTGCCAACCGCATCTACGTCCACGAGGACGTTTACGACGAGTTTgccaagcagctcgcggaCAAGGTGAACAATTTCAAGGTCGGGCCGGGgttcgacgacggcgtcacCCACGGTCCGCTCATCAACGCAGCGGCTGCAGACAAGTGGCAGCACCACGTCGATACGCTTGTCAAGTCTGGCGGTCGGATTGTTGCCGGCGGAAAGCGAGAGGGTAACGCCGTCCAGCCGACAGTTATCGTCGACGTGCCGACCGAGTgcatcctcgacgaggaggagacgtTCTCTCCCCTGGCAGGCCTGATCAAGTTCCGGGACGAGGCGCACGTCATCGAGATGGCCAACCGTGCCGATGTCGGTCTGGCTGGCTACTTCTTCTCTCGTGACGCGGACCGTATTTTCCGCGTCGCAGACGCACTGGAAGTCGGTATGGTCGGTGCCAACACTGGAGCCATCTCACAGGCATTCATTCCCTTTGGAGGCGTAAAGGAGTCGGGGTACGGCAAAGAGGGAGGGTATGAGGGCACGGACGAGTTCCTGAACAAGAAGCTCGTGGCGATCGGCAAGAACATTGGCTCGCCCGCGACCGTGTGGGGTTAA
- a CDS encoding uncharacterized protein (Belongs to the peptidase A1 family) translates to MITCAAAFALLAATAVVASPVDVEERGTFNMPLTSFATRQHSDDADVRMGWMQHEAANLRQKYGAHLDKREADYLEQTKRALQKRAGTADGQRMNMINVNVDASYAGTVSVGTPPQDFYAIMDTGSSDLWLVSEQCTQCQGMDKFVPSASSSLQLPQRPFQVSYGSGDVAGEIGVDTVTCAGFTVQNQGFGLVEQTQSSGVGSSSSGQLIDPPLSGLMGLAFQTIANSGALPWWQNLAQNTWKNPQFGVFMARYRGQKRVSDTEQNGGEIMFGGVNTSLYQGDINYINIGPTEEDYWRIPIQAIAISGKQVAYQSSSANAAIDTGTTLIGAPTSVVRDIYAAIPGSQSLASQGMQGYYQYPCSTTIQMAFQFGGKSYYISDEDFNLGATSSSGRYCIGAVFAIQLSSKSPISWIVGATFLKNVYSTFRYDPPGIGFAVLANGVQNGGADSQSIMTGGSSGNSTGSTGSGGAIIPSSARALGMPALLVGVSVLAAALF, encoded by the coding sequence ATGATCACTTGCGCAGCAGCGTTTGCACTACTGGCTGCGACGGCCGTCGTCGCATCTcccgtcgacgtcgaggagcgcgggACTTTCAACATGCCTCTCACGTCGTTTGCAACACGACAGCACTcggacgacgccgacgtccgCATGGGGTGGATGCAACATGAGGCGGCCAACTTACGTCAAAAGTACGGTGCACACCTTGACAAGCGCGAAGCCGATTATTTGGAACAGACGAAGCGGGCGCTCCAGAAGCGCGCAGGCACAGCCGATGGCCAGCGTATGAACATGATCAacgtcaatgtcgacgcCAGCTATGCAGGCACTGTCTCTGTCGGCACACCGCCCCAGGACTTCTACGCCATCATGGACACTGGCTCGTCGGACCTCTGGCTCGTGTCTGAGCAGTGCACACAGTGCCAGGGCATGGACAAGTTTGTGCCTAGCGCCTCGTCTAGTCTCCAGCTACCTCAACGCCCGTTCCAGGTGTCGTACGGATCGGGTGACGTCGCCGGCGAGATTGGCGTCGATACCGTCACTTGCGCGGGCTTCACCGTCCAGAACCAGGGCTTTGGTCTCGTCGAGCAAACGCAGTCTTCCGGCgtcggctcgtcgtctAGCGGCCAGCTCATCGACCCCCCTCTCTCCGGCCTCATGGGCCTCGCGTTTCAGACAATTGCGAACTCGGGAGCACTGCCATGGTGGCAGAACCTCGCCCAGAATACCTGGAAGAATCCCCAGTTTGGTGTCTTCATGGCGCGCTACCGCGGCCAGAAACGCGTGTCGGACACCGAGCAGAACGGTGGTGAGATCATGTTCGGCGGCGTCAACACGTCTCTTTACCAGGGCGACATCAACTATATCAACATTGGCCCCACCGAAGAGGACTACTGGCGCATCCCTATTCAGGCCATTGCCATCAGCGGCAAGCAGGTAGCGTACCAGAGCTCAAGTGCCAACGCCGCGATTGACACTGGTACGACGCTCATCGGCGCGCCGACGTCTGTCGTCCGCGACATTTACGCTGCTATTCCCGGTTCGCAGTCGTTGGCCAGCCAGGGAATGCAGGGATACTACCAGTACCCGTGCTCAACGACGATCCAGATGGCCTTCCAGTTTGGCGGCAAGAGCTACTAcatctcggacgaggacttCAATCTCGGCGCCACGTCGAGCAGCGGGCGCTACTGCATCGGCGCCGTGTTTGCGATCCAGCTCTCGTCTAAATCGCCCATCTCGTGGATCGTGGGCGCGACGTTCCTGAAGAACGTCTACTCGACTTTCCGCTACGACCCGCCTGGAATCGGCTTTGCCGTTCTCGCCAACGGCGTCCAGAACGGCGGCGCCGACTCGCAGTCCATCATGACTGGCGGCTCCAGCGGCAACAGCACGGGGTCTACGGGCAGCGGTGGTGCCATCATCCCCAGTTCGGCGCGGGCACTCGGCATGCCTGCGCTACTGGTCGGCGTGTCCgtgttggcggcggcgctctTCTAA